One region of Armigeres subalbatus isolate Guangzhou_Male chromosome 3, GZ_Asu_2, whole genome shotgun sequence genomic DNA includes:
- the LOC134221588 gene encoding uncharacterized protein LOC134221588 — protein sequence MIILEVILLGLRTAYKEDIQASPAEMVYGTTLCIPSEFFTENSKNINEAEFVVNLRKAMRNLCLKETAWHGNRNVFVHQNLQTCKSVFVRNDSVRPSLSPPYEGPFEVVNRSGKFFKVNMKGRAVNISVDRLKPAYTLEEQESPSTTNAATITAATIPPTRVPRSVRRVVIPLRYR from the coding sequence atGATAATACTCGAGGTGATATTGCTTGGTTTGCGGACTGCCTACAAGGAGGACATACAAGCATCACCAGCTGAGATGGTATATGGAACAACTCTCTGTATACCGTCCGagtttttcaccgaaaattcaaaaaacattAATGAAGCTGAGTTCGTCGTCAATCTGCGAAAAGCCATGCGCAATCTGTGCCTAAAAGAAACTGCATGGCACGGAAATCGAAACGTCTTCGTTCATCAGAACCTGCAAACATGCAAAAGCGTTTTTGTGCGCAACGATTCTGTGCGACCATCGTTATCACCTCCATATGAAGGACCATTCGAGGTGGTAAACAGGAGCGGAAAGTTCTTCAAAGTAAACATGAAGGGCCGGGCTGTGAACATTTCGGTGGACCGACTCAAACCTGCCTACACACTGGAGGAGCAGGAATCACCGAGTACTACAAACGCCGCAACTATAACCGCCGCTACGATTCCTCCGACTAGGGTCCCACGTTCTGTCCGACGAGTTGTAATTCCACTCCGATATCGTTAG
- the LOC134221587 gene encoding uncharacterized protein LOC134221587, which yields MQCLIDTGADVSVVTKGLHSAKVKPTSMKLFAANGTPIKVYGEVLLKVNLDLRREFLWTFLIADVSSGIIGADFICNFDLLIDLKRKRLIDNATRLESIGSLAKTSEYSIKTFSAVSPYAEILAAFPSITRLAPPGIMSKSSIVHRIETTGQPVYARPRR from the coding sequence ATGCAGTGTTTAATCGACACGGGTGCCGACGTGTCTGTAGTGACGAAAGGATTGCATTCAGCAAAAGTGAAACCAACGTCTATGAAATTGTTCGCCGCGAACGGGACTCCGATAAAAGTGTACGGTGAGGTGTTACTCAAAGTAAATCTTGATCTACGTCGCGAGTTTCTGTGGACATTCCTTATCGCTGATGTTTCGTCGGGAATAATCGGTGCGGACTTTATATGCAATTTCGATTTGCTAATTGACCTGAAGCGAAAACGCCTCATCGACAACGCCACGCGCCTCGAATCGATTGGTTCCCTTGCCAAAACCAGTGAATACTCAATCAAGACTTTCAGTGCAGTATCACCGTACGCCGAAATATTGGCAGCCTTTCCTAGCATCACTCGCCTCGCGCCTCCGGGTATAATGAGCAAATCGTCGATTGTGCATCGCATTGAAACGACCGGTCAGCCTGTCTACGCCAGACCACGACGCTAA